The Juglans regia cultivar Chandler chromosome 10, Walnut 2.0, whole genome shotgun sequence genome includes the window aaacatgtaaGCTCTTCGACACAGAGGCTCTTGCACCCTTCACACGGTTGGAACTCACACCCACCTCTTGCATAGTTGGAGTTCACACGACTTTGTCTCCTCTCGCGACATAGAGGCTTTCGCATGGCACCCCCCTCTCGCACGACTTTGTCTCTGTCTATCTCTAAGTCGAGAACGAAGGATTGGTACCAGCCACTGTCAAACAGTGGTAACCCTCAAACTCCCTCTCTAGTATAGTTTCACCATTTAAATAGAAAACCTTAAAACCATATTTTGTTTGTCATCAATGGTGGTATATCTTGTGTTAGAGACATTTCCTTATTAATTGCCATAGTCTGCTTGAAATGTAAACcggtgaagaagaaagaacttATAGTGTATGTTGGCCACAGTTCGGGTTAGCACAaaagtgtttgataaaagtTCTAAGTGGGATAATGCAGTATCATTCTCTTTTAGTGAAGTATAATCCAAAGACGTGCAAAGAGATGGAAGATAGGGGCATTGACGAAGACGAACATAGGGGTAGAGAGCTGAAAGCCTATTTCTGTGTGGGTGTTTAGAATTGTTTCTTAGTAGTGAAGCCTGTTTCTTGTATTATGTTTTTTCTTACGTGGCAACCACTGAATAGTAGAGGGCTGCTTTTGGGCGTTTCTCCTATTAAAAACCCAGGAGCCCAAATGGGGTTAAGGTATCTGGACGGATTGGAATGAAGAACATGCTCCTCCTCATAAGAGGGAAATGTGGAGTGATCTTGGCCCTGAGCACGATTGATGACCCACATGTGCCTTTTCTCAATAGCCATCCATGAACAGCCCAAAATATATGGATCATGGGCCTTACAAGTTGTCACCTCGACTTCTTACCATCAATTTTTTGCTGATGCGTTGGTCCAAGGCATGCTTGGTTATTCCCTTTATCAAATGGGCCGTCCCAAGGTCACATGGGCCTTTAAACATATGGCCTCAGTTggtattttttgtctttttatttcgattttcttcttcttttaggACCTATTTTTCTGTATAGAATGGATTTCAGAATTAAAGTGTCTAATCATAGAAGAATCtactttttcttaatataatccacatttttacaaaatgtttgtacatttagaatttttacctagcattactctttcattatattatatggaAAGTCCTCCAAGAATGCAAGAGCAGttcatattgatatatatatatatatatagagagagagaacattatGGTCGGTACATTTGAAGTAAGCTTGAGAACAACCTCCAATATAATAAAGCCACATAACCTACCCATTATTGAAGGAATGGTCGTGCACCGCATCGAacctcgtctctctctcttcaaaaaTGCAGAAGTTGTTCTCTCCCTCATGCTCGTCTGTCTCACTCGCAAAACCCATCGACGCAACTAAGCCCAAGAGTGGGCACCGAAGCTCCTCTACTCTCTCTCATAGAACCCATCGACGCAACTCTCCCTCTTTACTGTGTATCTtcttctatataaaaatatctgcTACAGAATCAAGTAGCCTCATTTATTTTGACTTTGTATTCATGttgcatacttttttttttttttattattaaacataaaagaaaaacccGAAACAAAGCCATCATTTTTCCTTATCTTCATTAACCAGAAACTACACGGcaatgcacattttttttaatgttctcTAATTTCATTTGTCTTTCATGCAATGTAGTGTAAATTGTAATGAAAAAGAGTGTCTCCCAACAACAACTATAATTGGGCATACAGAAAAGGGGCTGTAAAAGCAAACCATGGAGAACGGCGGTGGTGGTTGGTGGCTGACTGAGTCAGGCTGGTGGCTGCGTGGGGCCGGTAGCAGCGTCTGGTGGCGGCAATGTTTGAATGGGTGTGGGAACGTGTGGCCAAGTGAGGTGAAATGCCGAGGGAAAAAATGTTAAGAgatttttggagaaaattatgATGAGGTGGTCCTCATATAAGGATTTACTATATTAATAACGTGCCAGTTTCTTATTTGAGGCTGGTTTTCCCACAAAAAGGGTAGGTACCACTTCAAAGCAGttctcatatatataactattataactTTATGGAGAAAGTACATTGAGCAATGCGTGTTTAGGGACAAAATGTTAATTAGTTGAACCACCTAAAGAGTTGCATAAAGACATATGCTGCCGTTTTTAAATGGAGATTTATAAACAAAACTGTCGCTTTCTTCCAtcttagagcattcacattgacttcttcaaataactttttatctctaaatttaGCTAACTTTATCAATAGTtggcccacattgaattagccaaacaCTTTTCATCCTAAATATTAGCTACggtaaatttatctttttcttcaaatatgaaaagtactatttcatcttcaaattaattgtttattaatatccgtctctctctccagtgtttcatttctctctcttcttcattcttcctctctcgcgtctcctttctctattttcttcatctattttttttttctcttcttctcttcttccctctcccgcATCTCTccgttctttctttttttctagttttttttttttttttctcatcttctctgtttttcttcttccccatttTCTTCCCCATATGATTGTTAGACattataggaggttatgaaaatagaattaattaaaaaaataaaaattaattataaaaataaaaaataataatattttattattatagagagtgtgatgactaattcaatatagactttaagttttgaatgattagctaaaaatgaaaaagttacatattctttaaaatttgaagagtaaaataaccaatccaatgccaatgctcttaggcTCCAATCACTAACTTTTCATATCCACCTATTATTTGCTGCTTCAAGTCAATACGTTATTataacaaatttattaaaattgttgTTTGAATGGGagaattttaattgaaaaataaatagacgTAGGAGATAactctacaatatttattaaataaaaatatttatatagctattttttattcaaaaatttgaaCTTAGAGAAAAGTTTTTGAAGAAGGATTATtgataaattaaagagaaattttatttatcaattactattcattctcacatctcataagttatatttataattttttatagagaactttttataagatataaggatttttttataaagtgtgaggtataaaataatgaataataattaataaaaaaaataattttaaattaagattaaaaaaaaagaagaagaaaaatgttagGAGAATGGGCCTCCCTGATGTAACAGGCTAAACCTAACATCATgactttaaaattttgattgacGTACTgagatttaactttttcaagGCATACGAAAATTTTAATACGAGATAGTTTAAATAAGATGAATaggaataaaagttaaaatttaaataaaatattattttttaatattattattattgaattttaaaaaaattaaattatttattatattttatataaaaatttaaaaaatttataatgattagattagataagataagataagataagataaaataaaataaaatatttttttaatccaaacctaATAGTAGAGTTttgcttttacttttactttgtGGTTCTGATATTTAACGCCATGACGTTTCTAttcctcaaaattttcatacaaaacgcgactattttctttgatttataagttcatttattattatttttaaaaaaatagtacaattttttacactcaataagagagaagaaaaaagaagtgggCCAAAGCCCATGGAGCAGTTTATAGGGCAGTAGAGTAGAGTAGAGTAGTGTAGTGTCCCCACCAAATCACGCACATTTTGTTCTGAGTTTTGAGTAATTTTTATCCATAAAAGAAAGCCCATTTTCGGGAAGCCGAATGACGTTTTAGCCCACGAAGAACTCCACCCCCAACGTGTCTTATTAGCGTGTCGTTCATTtatctctctacctctctcgaAAGAGAGATACAGCACTATAATGACTCTTTCTTGTCCCCTCTGCTTCCTCTGGTTCCAAACGTCGCAAGCCGGCCTTACCCAATCCACACACTCCCAAAATCACAACCATCTCTAGCGAATTCTAGCTCTTATTTTGATTCAGTCGGATGTGTTTGGTTTGAGCTTTGCGATAGTTATAGGCACCGACAAATCCCGATCTGAAGGTGGATTCGAATTCCTTGTTATTTCGGCCTTTTCGTCTTCTGTGTCGGTCGGGTTTTGGGTCTACAATCTTGGGTGTTCGATCTGGTTCtcggatttatttttttgggtttgtttcaatcaGAGATTGGCTTCAATTTCTGGGCTCCGTTTGAAATGGTCTATTTCCATTGCTCAATCTCGGTCTGCAACTCCGTTGACCAACCCACAGCCATGGCTGACACGAAATCAAGGCTAAGTAATCCTTTATCGAGGAATAGAAAGGCGCTCCATTCGCCGAGTTCTTCGAAAACCCCAGTTTGTGATCGATCTCGATCGGTGGTAATAGATATAGTAATCCTTATAGCAGTTATTGGCGCTTGCGGGTTTTTGCTGTTCCCTTATATCAGGTTTGTGGCCGTCGAGCTTGTCGGAATTGTTGGAGCGattgtttcttttgttaaagAGGAAGTTTCTACTGCTCCGTTGTTATATGGTTCTATAGGACTTAGCGTTTGTTGT containing:
- the LOC108987501 gene encoding uncharacterized protein At5g19025-like, with translation MVYFHCSISVCNSVDQPTAMADTKSRLSNPLSRNRKALHSPSSSKTPVCDRSRSVVIDIVILIAVIGACGFLLFPYIRFVAVELVGIVGAIVSFVKEEVSTAPLLYGSIGLSVCCSALAAWMVVIFTSRKCGNPDCKGLRKAAEFDIQLETEECVKSSSNLVKDGGVKKGLFELPRDHHRELEAELKKMAPPNGRAVLVFRGRCGCSVGRLEVPGPKKHRKNKRFRWDP